A section of the Flavobacteriales bacterium TMED191 genome encodes:
- a CDS encoding T9SS C-terminal target domain-containing protein has translation MKKIIIFLMPIIGFSQNCENSILDEVLQNENVNTYFQLALSFNIEALSYLNDCDSDVNYTMFVPGNNVPTASANSILTLGGDLIDYISYYIHLGDLSIEDLINLNGTTIEMMDKNVSTINYYDDPYVNNALIEIGDICGCNGTIHIINDLIWANSVNIEEQQSLFQYYDPNEKTIKINPHFNYKSINILDLNGKNINSCNINSNSINVSNVSEGLYLIEYTERNQKYIQKLLIN, from the coding sequence ATGAAAAAGATTATAATCTTTTTAATGCCTATTATAGGGTTTTCGCAAAATTGCGAAAACTCTATTCTAGACGAAGTTTTACAGAATGAAAATGTTAATACATATTTTCAATTAGCTTTATCATTTAACATTGAAGCACTCTCATACCTTAATGATTGTGATTCAGATGTTAATTACACCATGTTTGTTCCAGGAAATAATGTTCCTACTGCTTCAGCAAATAGCATATTAACTTTGGGAGGTGATTTAATTGATTATATATCATATTACATCCACCTTGGAGACTTATCAATAGAGGATCTAATAAATTTAAATGGTACTACAATTGAAATGATGGATAAGAATGTTTCAACAATTAATTATTATGATGACCCATATGTTAACAATGCATTAATAGAAATAGGAGACATTTGTGGATGTAATGGAACTATTCATATAATTAATGACCTAATATGGGCTAATAGCGTAAATATAGAGGAGCAACAATCGCTTTTTCAGTACTACGATCCAAATGAAAAAACCATTAAAATCAATCCACATTTTAATTACAAAAGTATAAATATCCTAGACTTAAATGGGAAAAATATCAATTCATGTAATATAAATTCTAACAGTATTAATGTTTCTAATGTAAGTGAAGGTCTTTATTTGATAGAGTATACTGAAAGAAATCAAAAATATATACAAAAATTACTAATCAATTAA